The Parashewanella spongiae genome has a window encoding:
- a CDS encoding peptidylprolyl isomerase, translated as MLRSFSGMMLLVVSQLSFAADIQKDTLYPKVQFDTSMGKIVMELDRTRAPITVDNFLTYVVKGEYDNTVFHRIIPEFVVQGGGLDPDLNEKPEMKTIVNESGNGLSNTFGTIAMARESEPHTATRQFYFNVAENTRLDPSSRRWGYAVFGEVIEGEAVLQAMSVVPTEVNKKLGWPDVPVTTIILKQAKLLPRK; from the coding sequence ATGTTGCGATCATTTAGCGGAATGATGCTGTTGGTTGTTAGCCAGTTATCATTTGCCGCTGATATTCAAAAAGATACGCTTTACCCCAAAGTTCAATTTGACACTTCAATGGGTAAAATAGTGATGGAACTCGATCGTACAAGGGCTCCCATTACCGTCGATAATTTTTTAACTTACGTGGTAAAGGGCGAATACGATAATACGGTATTTCATCGGATCATTCCTGAGTTTGTCGTTCAAGGAGGAGGGCTTGATCCCGATCTCAATGAAAAACCAGAAATGAAAACGATCGTCAATGAGTCTGGTAACGGATTATCTAATACATTTGGTACGATCGCGATGGCAAGAGAGAGTGAACCTCACACTGCTACGAGGCAATTTTATTTTAATGTCGCTGAAAACACACGATTGGATCCTTCATCACGTCGATGGGGCTATGCAGTCTTTGGTGAAGTGATTGAAGGTGAAGCTGTTTTGCAAGCAATGTCAGTGGTACCAACGGAAGTGAATAAGAAGCTCGGTTGGCCGGATGTGCCTGTGACAACGATCATTTTGAAACAGGCGAAACTGTTGCCAAGAAAATAA
- a CDS encoding YajG family lipoprotein encodes MKLIIVTFFAWIILIGCSSTPPQLVILSPVSPTTAHAQSNSSSTIHITVLDRRKANYVASIKNGDEVRRLLAPATPPRATLLKVIKAGFSKAGYRVNSEADLQLIFYIDDLLAQVQQNTFDFDVKTRIQLSLKAESPRQHFSKRYRVKGSMQGPLSLDHNKLEQQLNDLITQLTTDIMNDEQLIKFIQ; translated from the coding sequence ATGAAACTGATCATTGTTACATTTTTTGCCTGGATAATACTAATTGGCTGCAGTTCAACACCGCCACAGCTTGTGATTTTATCTCCAGTTTCTCCAACGACGGCCCACGCTCAATCTAATAGTTCGAGTACTATTCATATCACTGTGCTTGACAGGCGTAAGGCAAACTATGTGGCCAGTATCAAAAATGGTGATGAAGTGCGGCGTTTATTGGCACCCGCTACACCGCCTCGTGCTACTTTGCTTAAGGTCATTAAAGCAGGTTTTAGTAAAGCGGGTTATCGCGTCAATTCAGAGGCTGATCTCCAATTGATCTTTTATATCGATGATCTATTAGCTCAAGTACAGCAAAATACCTTTGATTTTGATGTCAAAACTCGAATCCAATTATCATTAAAAGCAGAAAGCCCTCGTCAACATTTCAGTAAGCGTTATCGCGTCAAAGGAAGCATGCAAGGGCCCTTGTCTTTAGATCATAATAAATTAGAGCAACAATTAAATGATTTGATTACTCAATTGACGACTGACATTATGAATGACGAACAACTGATTAAATTTATTCAATAA